The following proteins are co-located in the Deinococcus radiopugnans ATCC 19172 genome:
- a CDS encoding type II toxin-antitoxin system VapC family toxin, which produces MSPQDEHPLPEELDARTERASFSAARHHVGEAGLIQLDTLEQIIHAGREQIVVTQALRQVVTATLKQLHATPPGQLSALTQQHRANLEGIVQSGRAQIQIAHRLRLTIQETLAQVRETPLEQISGHLLNTLSESVHQQVQDLEAIIGAAVGQADSLEQVAGLEQVGTQAAARLQQMEHDRGEHELMKLEREAAETLGRIRELERAGQSQAQRKNQLLAEAQTAEARIAELEQASAEDQAETAPEDAQQ; this is translated from the coding sequence ATGTCCCCTCAAGACGAGCATCCCTTGCCGGAGGAACTCGACGCCCGCACCGAACGGGCCTCGTTTTCTGCCGCACGCCACCATGTCGGGGAGGCCGGGCTGATCCAGCTCGACACCCTCGAACAGATCATCCACGCCGGACGGGAGCAGATCGTGGTCACGCAGGCGCTGCGCCAGGTGGTCACCGCCACCCTGAAGCAGCTCCACGCCACCCCGCCGGGGCAGCTCAGTGCCCTGACCCAGCAGCACCGGGCCAACCTGGAAGGCATCGTTCAGTCGGGACGGGCACAGATCCAGATTGCCCACCGCCTGCGCCTGACCATCCAGGAGACCCTGGCGCAGGTTCGCGAAACGCCGCTGGAGCAGATCAGCGGCCACCTGCTGAACACCCTGAGCGAGTCCGTGCACCAGCAGGTGCAGGACCTCGAGGCCATCATCGGGGCCGCCGTCGGGCAGGCGGACTCCCTGGAGCAGGTGGCCGGGCTCGAGCAGGTGGGGACGCAGGCCGCCGCTCGGCTCCAGCAGATGGAGCATGACCGGGGCGAGCACGAACTAATGAAGTTGGAGCGTGAGGCCGCCGAGACGCTGGGGCGCATTCGCGAACTGGAGCGGGCAGGACAGAGCCAGGCGCAGCGCAAAAATCAGTTGCTTGCGGAGGCACAGACCGCCGAGGCGCGCATCGCAGAGTTGGAGCAGGCCAGCGCAGAGGACCAGGCGGAGACGGCCCCGGAGGATGCCCAGCAGTAG
- a CDS encoding WGxxGxxG family protein: protein MKQHVKTTLLVLAFGLASMPALAQDTTTDTTPDTATTDTTVTTQNDDNGTDWGWLGLLGLAGLAGLRRPAPTVVHRDQTAPPR, encoded by the coding sequence ATGAAACAACACGTGAAAACAACCCTGCTGGTCCTGGCCTTCGGCCTTGCTTCCATGCCTGCTCTGGCACAGGACACCACGACGGACACCACACCAGACACCGCAACGACGGACACCACGGTGACGACGCAGAACGATGACAATGGCACGGACTGGGGCTGGCTCGGCCTCCTGGGACTTGCCGGCCTGGCAGGCCTCCGTCGGCCAGCACCCACCGTCGTTCACCGGGATCAAACGGCACCACCTCGCTAA